The sequence GAAGACGTATCAATACGTTTTGAGTGTTTTCCAACAAAAGGCTCGCCATAGACACGAAGTAATTCTGAAAAGTCGATAGATCCATCATGATCACGACTTAATACCCCGTTTTTTATATCTTTATAGAGTGTAGCTCGAGATTTTTTATACAGTGTTGCAGCATCACTAACACTGTATTTTGTACTTGTTTTCATAGTGTATTACTGTGTATTTTTGATACGTATTAAAGAATACACTAAGTGTATTCTTTAATACATTCAAGGCTTGAGGCCTAAGTTCTGTAAGTAAGGTAAAAATTGTTTTTGCTGTTTCGGATCTCTAAGCATTTCTTTAATTTTTGATGCTAATGCCTCATAACTTTCACCCTGATCAGCTAAATGGGAAAGTTCATGTAGCCGAGATAGTTGATTACCGAACATATTGATCTGAGCATCTGTCAGTTTGTAAAAGTCTCTAGATGCATCTGTATTCTTCTGGCTAATAGCTTGAGTCTTTTCTTTAAATGAAAAAAGAATATGAGTAACCTTACGTCCTGTTTTCTTCTGTTCATACGTTACTTTCAAAGGACTGTATTCATTTATTTGATCTACTGCCGTATCAATTACTCGTTTTTTGAAATCTGCGAATAATGGATACTTTTTACCAAGCTCTAACATTGTTCTTAAGTTATCGACAGATATCTCACGTTTACCTATTTGTCGATATTGCACAAGTAACTCGTAAATACGGATAGCATATGCACTATTGATTCCTGCAATGTCTGAGAGCGCATATTTAGTAAATTCTCTGCTTAAATTAGAGATGAAAGGGAGTATCGGTTTTGAAAACCGAATGCCAATTACACTTTGACTATCCAAAAATTGGATTTCTTGCACCCATCGCATTTTTATAGATTTGTCGTCAATACTGAGGTTAATAGACCTTTCATAGAGTCTATTAATTCCTTCCTTTAGATCTCTATATGCCGTTTTCTCATGTACCCCTAAGAGCTGTAGTTCACTAACACTCACAGGATAGAGTTCATCATCGGTAATAGGTTGATTCTTTGGAATACGTGAGATAGCAGCCAAGACAATTCGTTGCTCTACGGCACTTAATTGATACGATGCTTCTATAACTTGGTTTGATTTTACAACGTGATTTTTATTCAAAACAAAACCATTAATTTTTAATATATGACAAATATATACTTGTCATAGTTGGTAGTCAATCCGTCATAGTTAAGTAGTCAATCCGTCATAGTTGGTAGTCAATCCGTCATAGTTGGTAGTCAATCCGTCATAGTTAAACTCTGGAATCCTTTCTATATAAGCATTTCAGAGGACTTAAAAGATTTAAAAGATTTAAAATATAATTAAAAAGGTAAATATGAAAAATTGCCCTATGTTTTCGCTATGCTCAAACTCTATTGAACTTCGCTTTCGCTCAGTTCTAAGGGGCAATTTTTAGTAAATATCGGATGTGACTGAAATATTAAAAAGCAAAGTCAAAAGCAAGAATGAATTCGCTACGCTCATAAAGCTTTTTTACTCGCTATGCTCGATCTAGGCTCAATTTTCTGCATGTGATTTACGCTTCACAGCCTAAAAAGCTGTTTTTCAGGGAGTCTAGGCGCGAATTTTAGTGGTTCGCTCGTAGACACTCGCTCTGTAAAATATTGATATATTTAATAATTAAGTATCGGAAAATGTCCATACATTATAAATAATTAAAACCTAAATTTGTCTGATTAATCATAAAGTTCTGTTTTGATGTGCCTAATCAGAGGCTTTTTTAGAAAAAAATAGTCAAATCTTATAAAAAGCTATCTAAAAAAGGACGCAATGTAGTATGTCTATAAAACATCGGAAAATGTCCACATATAGCCTTCAAACCCTTTCACATAAAGAGTTTGAAGGCTATATAAAATGATTAATATTAGTTCTAATAAAAATTAAAGAGTTAGATAACATGCCTGTATTTAAGCCTATTTTGCGATTTAAGCCTGTTTATATGTTTAGCTTAGGATTCCCAGTATTTTTCTAAAAGAAGGCCTTGTGCTCAATTTGGTGACGTTTTACGGCTATTTTATTTATCTTAAGCCAACATTTTGATTAGATCTAAATAACTCTTCCGTTTCCTTTTGGACTGCTGCCTTGTGTTCAGGTGAACCAAACACATAATCGTTCGTACTGCTGTCAGATTTGATGGGATCTTGAGAAGTCTCAATCTG comes from Acinetobacter sp. TGL-Y2 and encodes:
- the repM gene encoding replication initiation protein RepM; its protein translation is MNKNHVVKSNQVIEASYQLSAVEQRIVLAAISRIPKNQPITDDELYPVSVSELQLLGVHEKTAYRDLKEGINRLYERSINLSIDDKSIKMRWVQEIQFLDSQSVIGIRFSKPILPFISNLSREFTKYALSDIAGINSAYAIRIYELLVQYRQIGKREISVDNLRTMLELGKKYPLFADFKKRVIDTAVDQINEYSPLKVTYEQKKTGRKVTHILFSFKEKTQAISQKNTDASRDFYKLTDAQINMFGNQLSRLHELSHLADQGESYEALASKIKEMLRDPKQQKQFLPYLQNLGLKP